In one Accipiter gentilis chromosome 4, bAccGen1.1, whole genome shotgun sequence genomic region, the following are encoded:
- the HACD1 gene encoding very-long-chain (3R)-3-hydroxyacyl-CoA dehydratase 1: MASSEEDGGGNGAVEEKENGKKRRLGALATAWLIFYNVAMTAGWLVLGIAMVRFYIQKGTHRGLFRSVQKTLKFFQTFALLEVVHCAVGIVRTSVLVTGVQVSSRIFMVWFIAHSIKQIQNEESVILFLVVWTVTEITRYSFYTFNLLNHLPYFIKWARYNFFIILYPAGVAGELLTIYAALPYVKKTGMFSLRLPNKYNVSFDYYYFLIIVMFSYVPLFPQLYFHMLRQRRRVLHGEVIVEKDD, encoded by the exons ATGGCGTCCAGCGAGGAGGACGGGGGCGGCAACGGCGcggtggaggagaaggagaacGGCAAGAAGAGGAGGCTGGGCGCCCTGGCCACGGCCTGGCTCATCTTCTACAACGTCGCCATGACCGCGGG GTGGCTGGTATTAGGTATTGCCATGGTGCGGTTTTATATACAGAAAGGAACACATAGAGGCTTATTCAGAAGCGTTCAAAAGACGCTTAAATTTTTCCAGACATTTGCTTTGCTTGAG gtaGTCCACTGTGCAGTTG GAATAGTTCGCACATCTGTGCTTGTGACTGGGGTCCAAGTGAGTTCAAGAATCTTCATGGTGTGGTTCATTGCACATAGTATAAAACAG ATCCAGAATGAGGAGAGCGTTATTCTTTTTCTGGTCGTATGGACTGTGACAGAGATTACTCGATATTCCTTCTACACATTCAACCTGCTCAACCATTTGCCATACTTCATTAAATGGGCCAG atacaacttttttatcattttgtatCCTGCTGGAGTTGCAGGTGAACTGCTAACCATATATGCTGCTTTACCTTATGTGAAGAAAACAGGAATGTTTTCACTGAGACTTCCCAACAAATATAATGTCTCCTTTGACTACTATTACTTCCTTATTATTGTCATGTTCTCCTATGTGCCAT TATTTCCACAACTCTACTTCCACATGCTGCGGCAGAGAAGAAGGGTGCTTCATGGAGAAGTGATTGTAGAAAAGGACGATTGA